The Neurospora crassa OR74A linkage group I, whole genome shotgun sequence genome segment GAGGATAGTGCAAATGGGTGTGTGTCTCTGTAGTACGTGGTTGTACGGGATGATACCTACGTTATATCAGGGTGCCGTGAAAGCATCAAGTTGGGAAAATATCGGTTGGGCATCGTATCTAGGTAAAGCATTTCCATGATCTTCCTACCTCTCCCCCTCAATGAATGGAATGACAAGTTAGGAGGTCCCAAATCCACAATTCGATACCCTTGGACAACAATTTAGCCAACGATGATGAACATTCAACCCAAGCAAGTTGCGCACATGCCCACTTCAAGCACTCAGCACCTATTCCCCATGAAACCACCACGGGGTTAACCCAACTCAGAAGACCTATAAGCCGGCACCGAAAAGTTCTCCGGCCCCTCATACACCTGATGCCGAAAGATATCATCCCCCATCATCGGTATGCAATCCGGAGTGACTTTGTACACGGCCGTGTCCGCCACCCGATCGTTTATGCGGCGTACAATCAACAATGCTGCACTGCCGTCCGGCTGCTCAGTCCATTTGAAGGAGACACCTGGTCCCGTGGTTGTGTTGTTGCTCTGCTGGCAATTAGTTCCGGTCCCGTTTCCACCGTACCCGCTGCCAACATCACCTGGATCTGTTGGACACCACGTCTGCGGGATGCTGGTTAACTGGTGGTTAATGGTCGTGCCCATTGCTTCGCAGTGCACGGGGACGGCTTCATTATAAAAGGTAACGTTGAATTTGTAGCTAGGGTGAGGTGGATTGGGATGTTAGtgggttgttgttcttctGGAAGATACATAGAAGGGGAGATAGAGAGACTCTATGCAAGGAAGGTGGGTGAAGTGAAAGCACTTACAAGTTTCGGTTACTGAGGACCATGGCTGATGCCTCAAAGTTGGTGACGTTGAAGGCCGGGACTTGGTTCAGGTCATGACCGTCGTCGAGAACAGCAGGGGTAGGGCTTGCATGTGTGGTGATACTAGCGACGCccaggagaaggagataTAGGAGTCGGATGTACATTGTTTCTGGGAATCAATTATTGGTAGAAAGGTTTCTCGATGGCGGGCCAAGTGTGCTGTTTGAGAGAGCACCAAGCCGTTGCGAGGTGATACAGGTAGCAAGGTGAAAAACGGATGCGGTTCAGAACGAGTGTAGCAGGTTGGCGAGATGTTCACATGGGATGTCAGAAATGAACTGGTAGGTCTCTTGGGAATTATCTATTGATATAGTGGTCGACATCCTCCCTAATGACAACTCGAGGGACGGGACAACGTCATAAGCCGCATCAACTTGATGCCATTGACAGAACTTGCCAAGTGCAACTCCGGACAAAACGGAGGAAGGTACGAGCAGATGAAAGACCGTTAAGTATTTTTAGGCTTTCAGGAAGATGATGTTATTTGAACCTCCATGTCACGCAAGACATGTTTGGGCGACGGAGTCCCTGACCTGCCAGCTAACTTGTCTGTCTTTTACTGACAACTACAACTTCTTTTTGGAGACCGAGTCCGTGAAATAGTCGATCATGTTAACCTTCCTGACGTGACAGATCCCGCATCCGACACCAAGGTCTGTCACGTCTTCGTCTCTTTGGTGTACGAGGAGGCTCACAGGGGGCGGTCTCCTGCAACTTTGGTGTTTCGGATATAACTGCAACAACGAGTTTCGGTTGAAATTGTAGATGTTCCTCGTGAGAAGCGGTGACGATCAACGGAAAGCTTCTTCGAAGCCATCCTAGGGCAGCCCGAGATGAGATATCTCCTATGAGTTGGTCGTCCGTATGACCAGCCTTCGGTGGATACCTAGgctcacaacaacaaaccggATCGCTGAGGCAGGCCGTCAAACAGGCGACCAGAGATTACCGGGCTCTGAGCGACATATACAGTGATTTGGGATAATGTCCATCCCAAGGTGGAAAATGGCCTGTGGATTATGTTCCTTGTCTGGAGTGCAGAGACCCTCTTGCCATCCATGTCGTCTTGTTTGGTGCACAACATGAGGAAGCCGCAAGTACCTAGTCTAGTAGGTAGCTTTGGCATATTGGTTTCGATACGGGTAATTATTGGGTTTTGTTGGGTATTCCTTCGATGTAAGGATGACTCGCTCTTAGTACGATACGAAAAGGAATCCTGTTTGTTAGATATTGCAACTTTTATTCCTCCTCTAGAGGACGAACCAGGACGGGACCGAACGGAAAAGTACAGTCTACACGCAGCATGCAGTCATTTTCACACTTGTACACCATATCCAGCGAATCCAAGACTGTAGAAtacttacctctagtagGGGTAGCCTTCAACCCCGCCGTCGCCATAACAACATGATCAGCACCCAATGGGCGATCCATGGGTGCCTGGGCTTGGATGGCTTTTCACTCTGGCGGACCGAAAGACCCAATCCCATTTCCTTGTTGGAAAGCGAGATAACCCTCTATCGGTTGTGCATAGTCGTCGCTTTTAAAAGCCTGACAGCTCCCTCAGATCGTTCAGTGTAAACTTTTCCTGAATTCCTCATCCCATCGATCATCCACCCACCCTCCGAGGACGTTGCTCGGGTAAAGGGGCAAGCAGACGGAATTCCGACACTCGACACCGGAAGACACCGGACCGTTCAGCCCCACTTGTCTGACCGGCGGAGGGCTCGGACACGGCCACTTCGGGCACCACGCTCAGGTCAACCCGCCTGCAGCACAGACCCAGGGGCTGTTCACAGGGCAAGGAGCGCCACCATACTGGGGCACCGGAGTCAGGGCAGCTAGCGTTAGGGGAACCCACTACCCCTGGGGCTATTCTGGAACATCACCATTCTCGGACCCTGACTTTCGTTCATAACGAACACCGCCCGCGGGGATACTGTTCAAGACTGTATACCTACCTTCTGCTGTTCCTCGCCCTTCAAACATCAAACGAACGTCTATCGTGAACTTGGACTTCCATCCATGCTTGCAGAGCCTGACGACCACCGTCTTTCCCCCATTTCCCATGGTGAAGAGGTACGTTAGTTGTAAGGAAACCATCTTCCTCAAAAACCCCCCTTTGTCCCATTCCCATCGCGGCATCGCCCCGCCAGGCTCGCGTAACCGCAATTAAAAAAAGGGACCCGACCTCTCTGCAGCCTGCCCCTTATCGTTTGGTACCTtaacgtacctacctactatgtCTAGAGGCGGGTACCTTCACAGCATTGCACATGCTAGCCCAATgccattcccttctttctgcCTACCTTAGTGGCTGCGCCCACCAGCGTTTTATTTTGATTCGCCCTCGAGTCTGACCACCGTGCTCTTGCCAGATCTCATAATTGCAGCCCACCGCAACTTGAACACGCGTCTCCTGTCCTCAAACCCATTCTTGCCTCACGCAACACCAACTTTGGCACTCGAAACGCCGTGCGACTCCCTACAACCTCAGCTACGCACTTAGTGCAATTCAACCCACTCTACACACAGTCACAATGTCGCGAATTCAGATCCCCATAGATGTCCTGACGTCTCGCCTCAACATGGGCGAGCGTTTCCAAAACTTCCGTTCAGGCTCGATTGCCAACCGCTTCTCGAACCTGCGCCCTCTCTCGGAGTTCTTCGATATCAAGCGCCTCTCCAAGCCCGAAAACTTCGCCGAGATGCAGTCCCGCGTCAACTATAACCTGGGCCACTTCTCCAGCAACTATGCTGTCGTGTTCGTGATGCTCTGCATCTACGCCTTGCTCACTAACCCCTGGCTGCTCTTTgacatcgtcttcgtcgttgCCGGCATGTGGTTCATTGGCAAGCTCGACGGCCGTGATCTTGAGATCGGCCAGCACCGCTTCACCACTTCGCAGCTGTACACGGGACTGTACGTCGTTGCGATCCCGATCGGTCTTTTCTCTTCGCCCTTCCTCACTGTCATGTGGTTGATTGGCGCCAGCGGCTTGGTCATCATTGGCCATGCTTCGCTTATGGACAAGCCCATCGACGAGGCTTTTTCCGGGGAGGCGGTCTAAATGGTCGGCCGCGAGCTCCCAAATCTGCGCCCCAATGGGGAAGACCATCGAGGCGCGAGCGGGCGCGCAACGggagtgatgatgagggtTGGTGGGGTTCTGGGCGTGTGGTGGAAGAACTGGACAGCGAGGACGGCAGCCCTCATACTACACAAGGCGTTGGGTCAGGGTTGGTTTCGAAATCTTTGGGTAATAGATTTGCCAGTGATCCCCTTCGGTTTACGGGTGTTGACATGGGCAATAAAGGCGGTGGTAGTGCGAGGTTACGAGGAAAACATACCTATGGGGCGGACACAACAGACGATGATTCGGAGGACTCGGCGAGCGACGAGGAAGACAATGTCCATCTCGAGTCTGCCCTGGCACGGATTCGCCGGGCTCAAGCAAAGGGCAAGGCCGACGTCAAGCTGACAAAGGACGAACTGGCAGCTCTCGAACGGTATCAACGACGTCAGAACGGCGAAGAGCgtaggaaaaaggaaaagcggATCGCGGTACCGCTAGGTGCTTTTGGCCAAATAGAGGTGCCTCGGCGCAATTCTCGTGGGGAGCCTTCGCGAACCCCGCGGGAACAGTCACCGGTTCCTCCATCACGTCTTCCCAGCGGGTCGTCAACTACCGCTGAAAGGGAACAGAGTTCTTCGCCTTTTCATTATTCATATGTCAAAGACCAACCCGGTCCCATTCGGCGTTCTCGCGATTCTCCTCCCTACGGCGATATCTCTCCTGGAGCATCAGGCAGTTCTCCCCACCACGATATCTCGCGGCAAGCTTCTACCGGGAGCGGAGTCGATCCCTTCCAGTACTTGCATCCCGGCGGTACCACTCGTCCCACGTACACAGGCGACCACAGGAGTCGGACAACATCAGACAGACACCGGACTACCAGCGATCTGAGCCCGGGCGACTATTCGGCGGGAGAGGAAGACAGGCACCGGCATTCATCACGGATCAGCAGTTCCGCCGGGAGGAGCACCAACCACTATGACCGATCGGAGCGTGCGCGAGTTGCAGATGAGCAATCCCTACACGATATTTCCTCTTCATCGAGGAGGACGTCTGGTGACCCACCTTCAATTGTCAAGCGGAAGGAGATGTTGACTGGTAGTTCTTCCAAGTCATCAAGCTCTTCCAAGCGCAGAAGTCGTGGCTAAAATGGCTACTTGTTTACTTGGGACCTCTGCTTTTGAAATCGGTTGCACTTTGGCAgggcaaaagaaaaagaaaaagaaacaggaGACTGACTGGCTACATGTCTTGTGTGTGTATTACGTTGAGAGATATGGTAGTTTATggttcttaatatttatttcccCATCAAATCAATTTCTTCCATCGCTCGTGAAAATTTGTGATGCTTCTTTTCGATCAGATTTGTCGGTAATATGGTGCAGAGGACTCAATATTGCTCTGTAACCAGCTGATAACCGCCGAGGACCACCACAAACCAAGTTCCAAG includes the following:
- a CDS encoding prenylated Rab acceptor 1; translation: MSRIQIPIDVLTSRLNMGERFQNFRSGSIANRFSNLRPLSEFFDIKRLSKPENFAEMQSRVNYNLGHFSSNYAVVFVMLCIYALLTNPWLLFDIVFVVAGMWFIGKLDGRDLEIGQHRFTTSQLYTGLYVVAIPIGLFSSPFLTVMWLIGASGLVIIGHASLMDKPIDEAFSGEAV